The genomic region AAGATATAACCCCAGAGGTGGAAAATGAATGATTCTTATCTGTATATAATTGTTGCTTTGTTACCCCTAACTGCGGGTTTGTTGGTTACCCAAGTTAACCCCTATCATGGATTAATTTTACGGGGAGTTTTAGGGGCGATCGCCGCTTTGGTAGATGCAGTCTTAGGGGCGGCTGATGTAGCTTTAACAGAGGCATTAATGGGTACCATGTTATCTGTAACTTTGTATGCCATAGCAGTACGTTCTTCTTTGGTTTTACGTTTAGGGGTAATGGAAAATGAATTAATAGTAGAAAATCAAGATGGGGGGATTGAAAAACTAATAGAGGATTTTCGCCGGGTTTTCAGTAAACATTATATGAGACTGGAAGTTGTGACCTACAACAATCAACAAGCTCTCCGAAATGCCTTAATTTCTAAAGAGGTTCATGCTACCTGTTTCCCCACCTTATTTAGGGATGAGCCAACAAAAACTGAAAACCAGAATTATCAAACAGAAGTTAGAGTTCACCGTGTTTATAACATCATTGAGAGTGAAATCCTGCCAAGAAATACAGGGTTAAAAAATTTAGAATATGTTGATATTTTA from Cylindrospermopsis curvispora GIHE-G1 harbors:
- a CDS encoding DUF4040 domain-containing protein, whose amino-acid sequence is MNDSYLYIIVALLPLTAGLLVTQVNPYHGLILRGVLGAIAALVDAVLGAADVALTEALMGTMLSVTLYAIAVRSSLVLRLGVMENELIVENQDGGIEKLIEDFRRVFSKHYMRLEVVTYNNQQALRNALISKEVHATCFPTLFRDEPTKTENQNYQTEVRVHRVYNIIESEILPRNTGLKNLEYVDILVPEEKHP